One part of the Coffea eugenioides isolate CCC68of chromosome 10, Ceug_1.0, whole genome shotgun sequence genome encodes these proteins:
- the LOC113749348 gene encoding ent-kaurene oxidase, chloroplastic-like codes for MAHNVQVLPWGTAVAVGGPAVALGGLSLLFLKAYADDQRRKSSSNLPLVPEVPGLPLIGNLLQLKEKKPHRTFARWAETYGPIYSIQTGANKIVVLNSNDVAKEAMVTRYSSISTRKLSKALTILTAGKNIIAMSDYDEFYKTAKKHILISTLGTHAQRRHRAHRDALTENICNELHASLNENPLEAVNFRDIYLPELFRLGLKEVLGEDVESIYVEEFGTTFSKEELLKVLVHDLMVGAIEVDWRDFFPFLSWIPNKSFEDKIHQMDLRRGAATKALIKQQRKHFKPGQEINCYLDSLLSDEKAFTEEQIMMLIWEGIIETSDTTLVTAEWAMYELAKDPAKQDRLFREIKNVCGPNKVTEENMCKLPYLSAIFHETLRRHSPVPVVPLRYVHEDTVIGGYHIPAGTEIAINLYGCNMDKERWENPEQWIPERFLDGMHDYMELHKTTAFGGGKRVCAGALQAMLIACITIARLVQEFEWRLADGEEENVDIVGLTNLKLHPLRAIIKPRT; via the exons ATGGCTCATAATGTTCAAGTACTTCCATGGGGAACAGCGGTTGCCGTGGGCGGTCCTGCTGTTGCATTAGGTGGGCTTTCCTTATTGTTTCTGAAAGCATATGCTGATGATCAGAGGAGGAAGTCGTCTTCCAACCTTCCGCTGGTCCCTG AGGTACCGGGGCTACCGTTGATTGGGAATTTGCTGCAGCTGAAGGAGAAAAAACCCCACAGGACTTTTGCTAGATGGGCTGAGACTTACGGACCCATTTATTCTATCCAAACTGGTGCCAACAAAATTGTTGTCCTCAACTCTAATGATGTTGCTAAGGAG GCTATGGTGACTAGATACTCATCCATCTCAACAAGGAAACTATCAAAGGCACTCACTATTCTCACTGCTGGTAAAAATATTATTGCAATGAGTGATTATGATGAGTTCTACAAGACGGCAAAGAAGCATATACTCATCAGTACTTTAGGAACACATGCACAG AGACGACATCGTGCCCACAGAGATGCACTGACAGAGAATATTTGTAATGAATTGCACGCTTCTCTAAATGAAAATCCCCTTGAAGCTGTAAATTTCAGGGACATATACCTGCCTGAACTTTTCCGCTTAGGACTAAAAGAA GTTCTGGGAGAGGATGTCGAGTCCATTTACGTGGAGGAATTTGGAACTACATTCTCAAAGGAAGAGCTACTTAAGGTCTTAGTGCATGACCTGATGGTGGGGGCAATTGAGGTGGACTGGAGAgatttcttcccttttctgaGCTGGATTCCTAATAAAAGTTTTGAAGACAAAATCCATCAAATGGATCTCCGCAGGGGAGCAGCCACGAAAGCCCTTATTAAGCAGCAGAGGAAACACTTCAAACCAGGACAG GAAATAAACTGTTACCTAGACAGCTTATTGTCCGATGAAAAGGCATTTACTGAGGAACAAATAATGATGTTAATCTGGGAGGGAATAATTGAAACATCAGACACTACTTTGGTAACTGCAGAATGGGCAATGTATGAACTTGCAAAGGATCCAGCAAAACAG GACCGTCTGTTTCGCGAAATCAAAAATGTTTGTGGACCCAACAAGGTTACCGAGGAGAACATGTGTAAACTCCCTTATTTGTCTGCCATATTTCATGAAACTTTGAGGAGACACAGTCCTGTGCCCGTAGTTCCTCTGAGATATGTGCATGAAGATACAGTGATAGGCGGATATCATATTCCTGCTGGAACTGAG ATTGCTATCAACCTTTACGGGTGTAACATGGACAAAGAAAGGTGGGAAAACCCTGAACAGTGGATTCCTGAGAGATTTCTTGATGGGATGCATGATTACATGGAATTGCACAAGACGACTGCCTTTGGAGGTGGAAAGAGGGTATGTGCAGGTGCTCTTCAGGCTATGTTGATCGCGTGCATTACAATTGCGAGGTTAGTGCAGGAGTTTGAATGGAGACTTGCAgatggagaagaagaaaatgtggATATTGTCGGGCTTACCAACCTAAAACTTCATCCCCTGCGAGCAATCATAAAGCCAAGAACCTGA
- the LOC113750160 gene encoding ent-kaurene oxidase, chloroplastic-like — MALMEGILDVQVVPLGTAVAVAVVLGGLSLLFLKAFVNAQRRKSSSNLPLVPEVPGLPWLGNLLQLKEKKPHRTFARFAETYGPIYSIKTGANKIVVLNSNDVAKEAMVTRYSSISSRKLSKALTILTAGKSIIAMSDYDEYYKMAKKHILNSTLGTNAQKRHRAHRDALTENICNKLRTSLNENPLEAVNFRNIYLFELFSLALKEVLGEDVESIFVEEFGTTFSKEELIKVLVHDPMEGALEVDWRDFFPFLRWIPNKSFEDKIHQMDLRRGAVTKALIKKQKKRFESGQEIYCYLDSILSDEKSFTEKQIMMLIWEAIIETSDTTLVTAEWAMYELAKDPVKQDRLFRDIKNVCGPNKVTEENLGQLPYLSAIFHETLRRHSPVPVVPLRYVHEDTELGGYHIPAGTEIAINLYGCNMDKKTWENPEQWIPERFVDGLHDYMELHKTIAFGGGKRVCAGALQAMLIACITIARLVQEFEWRVVDGEKDNVDTLGLTNQKLHPLRAIIKRRT, encoded by the exons ATGGCTCTGATGGAAGGAATTCTTGATGTTCAAGTAGTTCCTTTGGGGACTGCCGTTGCCGTGGCTGTTGTTTTAGGTGGGCTTTCCTTACTGTTCCTGAAAGCATTTGTTAATGCTCAGAGGAGGAAATCGTCTTCCAACCTTCCACTGGTCCCTG AGGTACCAGGGCTACCGTGGCTTGGGAATTTACTGCAGCTGAAGGAGAAAAAGCCCCACAGGACTTTTGCTAGATTTGCTGAGACTTATGGACCCATTTATTCTATCAAAACTGGTGCCAACAAAATAGTTGTCCTCAACTCTAACGATGTTGCTAAGGAG GCTATGGTGACCAGATACTCATCCATCTCATCAAGGAAGCTATCAAAGGCACTCACTATTCTCACTGCTGGTAAAAGTATTATTGCAATGAGTGATTATGATGAGTACTACAAGATGGCAAAGAAGCATATACTCAACAGTACTTTAGGAACAAATGCACAG AAACGACATCGTGCCCACAGAGACGCACTGACAGAGAATATTTGTAATAAATTGCGTACTTCTCTGAATGAAAATCCCCTTGAAGCTGTAAATTTCAGGAACATATACCTGTTTGAACTTTTCAGCTTAGCACTAAAAGAA GTTCTGGGAGAGGATGTTGAGTCCATTTTTGTGGAGGAATTCGGAACAACATTCTCAAAGGAAGAGCTAATTAAGGTCTTAGTGCATGACCCGATGGAGGGGGCGCTTGAGGTGGACTGGAGGgatttcttcccttttctgaGGTGGATTCCTAATAAAAGTTTTGAAGACAAAATCCATCAAATGGATCTCCGCAGGGGAGCAGTCACAAAAGCCCTTATTAAGAAGCAGAAGAAACGCTTTGAATCAGGACAG GAAATTTACTGTTACCTAGACAGCATATTGTCCGATGAAAAGTCATTTACTGAGAAACAAATAATGATGTTAATCTGGGAGGCAATTATTGAAACATCAGACACTACTTTGGTAACTGCAGAATGGGCCATGTACGAACTTGCAAAAGATCCAGTAAAGCAG GACCGTCTGTTTCGGGATATCAAAAATGTTTGTGGACCGAACAAGGTTACCGAGGAGAACCTGGGTCAACTTCCTTATTTGTCTGCCATATTTCATGAAACATTGAGGAGACACAGTCCTGTGCCCGTAGTTCCTCTGAGATATGTGCATGAAGATACAGAGTTAGGAGGATATCATATTCCTGCTGGAACTGAG ATTGCTATCAACCTTTACGGGTGTAACATGGACAAAAAAACTTGGGAGAACCCTGAACAGTGGATTCCCGAGAGATTTGTTGATGGCTTGCATGATTACATGGAATTGCACAAGACGATTGCCTTTGGAGGTGGAAAGAGGGTATGTGCAGGTGCTCTTCAGGCTATGTTGATCGCGTGCATTACAATTGCTAGGTTAGTACAGGAGTTTGAATGGAGAGTTGTAGATGGAGAAAAAGATAATGTGGATACTCTGGGGCTTACCAACCAAAAACTTCATCCCCTGCGAGCAATCATAAAGCGAAGAACTTGA
- the LOC113749227 gene encoding pollen-specific leucine-rich repeat extensin-like protein 3, which yields MQGSSCFILSLLLFSPIVSSLSSALSDEEASVIAIAEGQFSTLPENGDLPDDFEFNVDVKVECPNPRLRRAYIALQAWKNAIHSDPSNFTGNWEGPDVCSYNGVFCATALDDPNTTVVAGVDLNHADIAGYLPVELGLLKDVALLHLNSNRFCGIVPKSLSKLALLHELDISNNRFVGPFPKSVLSMPRLKYLDIRFNNFEGELPPRLFDKDLDALFVNNNWFNSYIPENLGKSPVSVVVFANNKFKGCIPSTIGNMTNTLDEIIFLKNELSGCLPSEIGQLRNTTVVDVSFNSFSGILPRTFSGLEKVEFLDLSHNMLTGFVSDAVCQLPSLSNFSFAYNYFNGEGKPCVPNSRKDIAVDDTSNCLPDRPKQKSQKECNPVVSKPVDCSKAKCGASKPSHKESPAGRSKPSKPQPKPSPNPPKSTQPKPNPPPVVKPQPPKSAPHPPPAAKPQPPKLSPHPPPVAKPQPPNTPPVTMPSPVVHSPPPPVSSPPPPIFSPPPPPVVHSPPPPIYSPPPPVLHSPPLVVHSPPPVVHSPPPPTYFPPQPVVHSPPPPPRDYSPPLPVSSPPPPPPPYQDVVLPPTIGAVYASPPPPIFPGY from the coding sequence ATGCAGGGTTCCAGCTGCTTCATCCTTTCTCTCCTCCTATTTTCTCCCATAGTATCTTCACTTTCTTCTGCACTTTCGGACGAAGAAGCATCAGTAATTGCTATTGCCGAGGGCCAATTCTCAACCCTTCCTGAAAATGGCGACTTACCTGATGATTTTGAGTTTAATGTAGACGTTAAAGTTGAATGTCCCAATCCAAGGCTTCGACGTGCCTACATTGCGCTCCAAGCTTGGAAAAATGCCATACATTCTGATCCTTCAAATTTTACAGGCAATTGGGAAGGGCCTGATGTTTGCAGCTACAATGGTGTATTTTGCGCAACTGCCCTTGATGATCCAAATACAACAGTTGTAGCCGGCGTCGATCTCAACCATGCTGATATTGCAGGCTACCTTCCTGTTGAATTGGGATTGTTGAAAGATGTAGCTCTTCTTCATCTGAATTCCAATCGTTTTTGTGGGATTGTTCCCAAAAGTCTGTCCAAGCTCGCATTATTGCATGAGTTGGACATAAGCAACAACAGATTTGTCGGCCCTTTCCCTAAATCAGTCCTTTCGATGCCTAGGCTTAAGTACCTCGACATCAGGTTCAACAATTTTGAGGGAGAGTTGCCTCCTCGACTTTTTGACAAAGATCTTGATGCATTATTCGTGAATAATAATTGGTTCAATTCATATATTCCTGAGAATCTCGGGAAATCTCCAGTTTCTGTGGTGGTATTTGCAAATAACAAGTTCAAAGGCTGCATTCCGTCTACCATTGGTAACATGACAAACACCTTGGATGAAATTATATTCTTGAAGAATGAACTTTCAGGGTGTTTGCCATCAGAAATCGGACAGCTGAGGAATACAACTGTCGTCGAtgtttcattcaattcattctCTGGCATCCTGCCGAGGACATTCAGTGGCCTTGAAAAGGTCGAGTTCTTGGATCTTTCTCACAATATGTTGACAGGCTTTGTTTCTGATGCCGTTTGCCAGTTGCCAAGTTTGTCAAACTTCTCATTTGCATACAACTACTTCAACGGAGAGGGAAAACCCTGCGTGCCAAATTCTAGGAAAGATATTGCAGTGGATGATACAAGTAACTGTTTGCCAGACAGACCGAAACAAAAGTCCCAGAAAGAATGCAATCCTGTGGTGAGCAAGCCGGTTGATTGTAGCAAGGCCAAATGTGGTGCGTCAAAGCCTTCGCATAAAGAAAGCCCTGCTGGGAGGTCTAAGCCGTCAAAACCACAGCCTAAACCATCACCAAATCCACCAAAATCGACTCAACCAAAGCCTAATCCTCCGCCAGTTGTAAAGccacaacctccaaaatcagcccctcATCCTCCACCGGCTGCAAAACCACAGCCTCCAAAATTATCCCCTCATCCTCCACCAGTTGCAAAGCCACAACCTCCAAATACTCCGCCAGTTACAATGCCATCACCCGTCGTTCATTCTCCTCCACCACCAGTCTCCTCCCCACCCCCTCCCATTTTCtccccaccaccaccaccagtaGTCCACTCCCCACCTCCTCCAATCTATTCCCCGCCACCACCCGTCTTACATTCCCCACCCCTGGTAGTCCACTCCCCACCACCTGTGGTCCACTCTCCACCCCCTCCAACTTATTTCCCACCACAACCCGTTGTTCACTCTCCTCCCCCACCACCTCGTGACTACTCTCCACCACTACCCGTttcctctcctcctcctccgccaCCTCCATATCAAGATGTTGTACTTCCGCCAACTATTGGTGCGGTCTATGCATCACCACCTCCACCAATATTTCCGGGATATTAG
- the LOC113749658 gene encoding dof zinc finger protein DOF3.4 produces MSSETGDPRPARLSTMATRPSEPEHLPCPRCDSTNTKFCYYNNYNLSQPRHFCKSCRRYWTRGGTLRNVPVGGGSRKSSSSSSSSSSSSNKRPRTTSGTNSPTATTPTASSSSDSMAQAHHHEPPLHANPVAMLPQMGLMGCEVNLNEAVPEASSFSTLLTTTPGNMFPFGGGYGLGPGLHGLGFGLGGMDWPMESVVAGQGNGGGVGGAGVGVGGGDGISDGSGAGGSSSSGCNNTWQMGSGVEGGLAEGDCFGWPDLAISMPGKGLK; encoded by the coding sequence ATGTCCTCGGAAACCGGTGACCCACGGCCGGCGAGGCTGTCAACCATGGCAACGAGGCCATCGGAGCCTGAGCACCTCCCATGCCCCCGGTGCGACTCCACCAACACCAAGTTCTGTTACTACAACAACTACAACCTCTCTCAGCCCCGCCACTTCTGCAAATCTTGCCGCCGTTACTGGACTCGCGGCGGAACCCTCCGCAACGTCCCCGTCGGCGGTGGCTCCCGCAAGTCTTCTTCCTCATCCTCCTCCTCTAGCTCCTCTTCCAACAAACGTCCCCGCACCACATCCGGCACTAACAGTCCAACCGCCACCACTCCCACTGCGTCGTCTTCTTCTGATAGTATGGCCCAGGCCCACCATCATGAGCCGCCCCTGCATGCGAACCCGGTAGCCATGCTTCCCCAAATGGGCTTAATGGGCTGCGAGGTGAACCTGAATGAGGCCGTCCCAGAGGCTTCCAGCTTCAGTACTCTGCTGACCACCACGCCGGGCAACATGTTTCCATTTGGAGGTGGATACGGGCTCGGGCCGGGCCTGCATGGTTTGGGATTCGGGCTTGGGGGGATGGACTGGCCCATGGAGTCAGTCGTAGCTGGTCAAGGGAATGGCGGCGGCGTGGGCGGAGCTGGAGTTGGAGTGGGAGGAGGGGATGGGATAAGTGATGGTTCGGGCGCAGGGGGTTCTTCTTCATCAGGATGTAACAACACGTGGCAGATGGGCAGTGGGGTTGAAGGCGGTTTAGCGGAGGGTGATTGCTTTGGTTGGCCGGACCTGGCAATATCAATGCCAGGCAAGGGTCTCAAGTGA